In a genomic window of Paracoccus sp. TOH:
- a CDS encoding altronate dehydratase family protein, with amino-acid sequence MADRPAALLLSPGDSVGIALRALEPGETQLGVRLAEPVPAGHKFALRPHAPGDPIIKYGQVMGEATAAIAPGRHVHVQNAGMGVPGRGAAAGQAGRLPAPPDRRSFQGFSRRDGRVGTRNFIGIIASVNCSSTVCNAIARAANARLLPQFPNLDGFVPIVHDQGCGIATAGEGFALLVRVLRGYRDHPNFGGVLLVGLGCEVNQLTLYRRDDETRQRHASFNIQEVGGSAEAVRRALERLAPIAARADADRRRTLPVSGLTLGMQCGGSDGFSGITANPALGVASDLLVAAGGTSILSETPEIYGAEHLLIARASAADGQRLRTMIRWWEDYTRANGASLDNNPSPGNKRGGITTILEKSLGAVAKAGLAPLSAVHGYAEPIRGPGLVYMDSPGYDPVAATGQVAAGANVIAFTTGRGSCFGAHPVPSLKLASNTALWRAMRGDMDIDCGKVAEGAVSLQEMGEEIYGQILDTASGARSKSEIFGYGDAEFVPWRIGAVL; translated from the coding sequence ATGGCCGACCGTCCCGCCGCCCTGCTGCTTTCCCCCGGCGACAGCGTCGGCATCGCCCTGCGGGCGCTGGAGCCGGGCGAAACCCAACTGGGCGTCCGGCTTGCCGAACCGGTTCCCGCCGGGCACAAGTTCGCGCTGCGCCCGCACGCGCCGGGCGATCCGATCATCAAATACGGCCAGGTCATGGGCGAGGCCACCGCCGCCATCGCGCCCGGCCGGCATGTGCATGTCCAGAACGCCGGGATGGGCGTGCCGGGCCGGGGGGCCGCCGCCGGCCAGGCCGGACGGCTGCCCGCGCCCCCCGACAGGCGCAGCTTCCAGGGGTTTTCGCGCCGCGACGGCCGGGTCGGGACGCGCAACTTCATCGGCATCATCGCCTCGGTCAACTGCTCGTCCACCGTCTGCAACGCCATCGCGCGCGCGGCGAATGCCCGGCTTCTGCCGCAATTCCCCAACCTGGACGGCTTCGTGCCCATCGTCCACGACCAGGGCTGCGGCATCGCCACGGCGGGCGAGGGCTTCGCCCTGCTGGTGCGCGTGCTCAGGGGCTATCGCGACCATCCGAATTTCGGCGGCGTGCTGCTGGTCGGCCTGGGATGCGAGGTCAACCAGCTGACCCTCTACCGGCGCGACGACGAGACGCGCCAGCGGCATGCCAGCTTCAACATCCAGGAGGTGGGCGGCTCGGCCGAGGCGGTGCGCCGCGCGCTGGAGCGGCTTGCCCCCATCGCCGCCCGCGCCGATGCCGACCGCCGCCGGACCCTGCCGGTTTCCGGGCTGACGCTGGGGATGCAATGCGGCGGCTCGGACGGGTTTTCCGGCATCACCGCCAATCCGGCGCTTGGCGTCGCCTCGGATCTGCTGGTCGCGGCGGGCGGCACCTCGATCCTGTCGGAAACGCCCGAGATCTATGGCGCCGAGCATCTGCTGATCGCCCGCGCCAGCGCCGCGGACGGCCAGCGGCTGCGGACGATGATCCGCTGGTGGGAAGACTACACCCGCGCCAACGGCGCCAGCCTGGACAACAATCCCAGCCCCGGCAACAAGCGCGGCGGCATCACCACCATCCTGGAGAAATCGCTGGGCGCGGTGGCTAAGGCCGGGCTGGCGCCGCTGTCGGCCGTGCATGGCTATGCCGAGCCGATCCGCGGCCCCGGCCTGGTCTACATGGACAGCCCCGGCTATGATCCGGTCGCGGCCACCGGGCAGGTGGCGGCGGGCGCCAATGTCATCGCCTTCACCACCGGGCGCGGCTCCTGCTTCGGCGCCCATCCGGTGCCGTCGCTGAAGCTCGCCTCGAACACGGCGCTGTGGCGGGCGATGCGCGGCGACATGGACATCGACTGCGGCAAGGTCGCCGAAGGCGCGGTCTCGCTGCAGGAGATGGGCGAGGAGATCTATGGCCAGATCCTCGACACCGCCTCGGGCGCGCGCAGCAAATCCGAGATCTTCGGCTATGGCGACGCGGAATTCGTGCCCTGGCGCATCGGCGCGGTGCTTTAG
- a CDS encoding mannitol dehydrogenase family protein: protein MSMEAGLPDRLYRAPTAAPAGIVHLGLGAFFRAHGAIYVAEAGGWGVIGVSLQSPDTRDRLRPQGWAYTALELAPEGERPQVVTVLRDVLVAPEDPQAVLDAMAAPGTHIVSLTVTEKGYCHEPATGRLNRDHPRILHDLANPLPQSAPGFLVRALALRRAAGLPPFTVLSCDNLPENGRVLRGVVLDLAGLIDPALAGWIAAEAAFPSTMVDRIVPATMPADLDRLEAAAGYRDAAPVMHEPFRQWVIEDRFRGPRPAFETAGAQLVADVTPHEHMKLRMLNGTHSSLAYLGYLAGHQTIADSMADPVLAGFARRLWRDEIIPALTPPPGEDLAAYADALAARYANPAIRHRTWQIAMDGSQKLPQRILGTIAESRAAGRAVPGLTLAVAAWMRYVSGRDEQGLPIEVRDPLAPRLAALWTGDPAATVRGFLALAEVFPPALRDDAGFAAALTKALAVLIRRGARAAAEGLVHA, encoded by the coding sequence ATGTCGATGGAGGCTGGCTTGCCCGATAGGCTGTATCGCGCCCCGACCGCGGCGCCGGCGGGCATCGTCCATCTGGGTCTGGGGGCGTTCTTTCGCGCCCATGGCGCGATCTATGTGGCCGAGGCGGGCGGCTGGGGCGTCATCGGCGTTTCGCTGCAATCGCCGGACACCCGCGACCGGCTGCGCCCGCAGGGCTGGGCCTATACCGCGCTGGAACTGGCGCCCGAGGGGGAAAGGCCGCAGGTGGTGACGGTGCTGCGCGACGTGCTGGTCGCGCCCGAGGATCCGCAGGCGGTGCTGGACGCCATGGCCGCGCCGGGCACGCATATCGTCAGCCTGACGGTGACGGAAAAGGGCTATTGCCACGAACCCGCCACCGGCCGGCTGAACCGCGACCATCCCCGCATCCTGCATGACCTGGCGAACCCGCTGCCACAATCCGCGCCGGGCTTCCTGGTCCGCGCCCTGGCCCTGCGCCGGGCGGCGGGACTGCCGCCCTTCACGGTGCTCAGCTGCGACAACCTGCCGGAAAACGGCCGCGTCCTGCGCGGCGTGGTGCTGGACCTGGCCGGGCTGATCGACCCCGCGCTGGCGGGCTGGATCGCCGCCGAAGCGGCCTTCCCCTCGACCATGGTGGATCGCATCGTGCCCGCGACCATGCCCGCCGACCTGGACCGGCTGGAGGCCGCCGCCGGCTATCGCGACGCGGCGCCGGTGATGCACGAACCCTTCCGGCAATGGGTGATCGAGGACCGGTTCCGCGGCCCGCGCCCGGCCTTCGAGACGGCAGGCGCGCAGCTGGTCGCCGACGTGACGCCCCATGAGCACATGAAGCTGCGGATGCTGAACGGCACCCATTCCAGCCTGGCCTATCTGGGCTATCTGGCGGGGCACCAGACGATCGCGGATAGCATGGCCGATCCGGTCCTTGCCGGTTTCGCGCGCCGGCTGTGGCGCGACGAGATCATCCCGGCGCTGACCCCGCCCCCGGGCGAGGATCTGGCGGCCTATGCCGATGCCCTGGCCGCCCGCTATGCCAATCCGGCGATCCGGCACCGGACCTGGCAGATCGCCATGGACGGCAGCCAGAAGCTGCCGCAGCGCATCCTGGGCACCATCGCCGAATCCCGTGCGGCCGGACGGGCGGTGCCGGGCCTGACCCTGGCCGTCGCGGCCTGGATGCGCTACGTCTCGGGCCGGGACGAGCAGGGGTTGCCGATCGAGGTCCGCGACCCGCTTGCCCCGCGCCTGGCGGCGCTGTGGACCGGCGATCCGGCCGCGACAGTGCGCGGCTTCCTGGCCCTGGCCGAGGTGTTTCCGCCCGCCCTGCGCGACGATGCCGGCTTTGCCGCCGCGCTGACCAAGGCGCTGGCGGTGCTGATCCGGCGGGGGGCGCGGGCCGCGGCCGAGGGCCTTGTCCATGCCTGA
- the kduD gene encoding 2-dehydro-3-deoxy-D-gluconate 5-dehydrogenase KduD has product MNPFSLQGQVALVTGANTGIGQAIAVAMARAGAEVIAAGRRDCDETLALMGGGRQMRLDFSDPMAARDVFASGRIDILVNNAGIIRRADAVDFTEADWDAVIDVNLKALFFTCQAFARAALPRGRGKIVNIASLLSFQGGIRVPSYTASKHGVAGLTRLMANEWAARGLNVNAIAPGYIETDNTRALRDDPDRSAAILGRIPAGRWGRPEDIGQTAVFLAAPASDYVNGAVLNVDGGWLAR; this is encoded by the coding sequence GTGAACCCGTTTTCGCTGCAAGGCCAGGTGGCGCTGGTGACGGGCGCCAATACCGGCATCGGGCAGGCCATCGCCGTCGCCATGGCCCGGGCCGGGGCCGAGGTCATCGCCGCCGGCCGCCGCGACTGCGACGAGACGCTGGCGCTGATGGGGGGCGGGCGGCAGATGCGGCTGGATTTCAGCGACCCGATGGCGGCGCGCGATGTCTTTGCATCCGGGCGCATCGACATCCTGGTGAACAATGCCGGCATCATCCGCCGCGCCGATGCGGTGGATTTCACCGAGGCCGACTGGGACGCGGTGATCGACGTGAACCTGAAGGCGCTGTTCTTCACCTGCCAGGCCTTCGCCCGCGCCGCCCTGCCGCGCGGGCGGGGCAAGATCGTCAACATCGCCTCGCTGCTGTCCTTTCAGGGCGGCATCCGGGTGCCGTCCTATACCGCCAGCAAGCATGGCGTGGCCGGTCTGACCAGGCTGATGGCGAACGAATGGGCGGCGCGGGGGCTGAACGTCAACGCCATCGCCCCGGGCTATATCGAGACCGACAACACCCGGGCGCTGCGCGACGATCCCGACCGCTCGGCCGCGATCCTCGGGCGCATTCCGGCCGGGCGCTGGGGCCGGCCCGAGGATATCGGCCAGACCGCGGTGTTCCTGGCCGCGCCGGCCTCGGACTATGTCAACGGCGCGGTGCTGAATGTCGATGGAGGCTGGCTTGCCCGATAG
- the kduI gene encoding 5-dehydro-4-deoxy-D-glucuronate isomerase, translating into MTHVETRQAVHPDHAKTMDTETLRRHFLAEGLFRDGRIRLVYTHYDRFVVGGAVPGGAELVLDQVAETRTATFLDRREMGIVNIGGPGHVAAAGETWRMGQGDVLYLGMGSGPVTFGGAGRFYIASCPAHRALPSRLVPVADAKQMTTGAVETSNKRTIRQFIHPLVMESCQLVLGYTTLEDGSVWNTMPAHVHDRRMEAYLYHGMAPQARVLHLMGEPQETRHIFVANEQAVISPPWSIHSGAGIGGYGFIWAMAGDNVDYTDMDFVQPEALR; encoded by the coding sequence GTGACCCATGTCGAAACCCGCCAGGCGGTCCACCCGGACCATGCGAAGACCATGGACACCGAAACCCTGCGCCGGCATTTCCTGGCGGAAGGCCTGTTTCGGGACGGCCGGATCCGGCTGGTCTATACGCATTACGACCGCTTCGTGGTCGGCGGCGCGGTGCCCGGCGGCGCCGAGCTGGTGCTGGACCAGGTGGCCGAGACCCGGACCGCGACCTTCCTGGACCGGCGCGAGATGGGCATCGTCAATATCGGCGGGCCGGGCCATGTCGCGGCCGCGGGCGAAACCTGGCGGATGGGGCAGGGCGACGTGCTCTATCTGGGCATGGGCTCGGGTCCGGTGACCTTCGGCGGAGCGGGGCGGTTCTACATCGCCTCCTGCCCGGCGCATCGCGCCCTGCCCAGCCGCCTTGTCCCGGTGGCCGACGCGAAACAGATGACCACCGGGGCGGTCGAGACCTCGAACAAGCGCACCATCCGGCAGTTCATCCACCCGCTGGTGATGGAAAGCTGCCAGCTGGTGCTGGGCTATACCACGCTCGAGGACGGCTCGGTCTGGAACACCATGCCCGCCCATGTCCACGACCGGCGGATGGAGGCCTATCTTTATCACGGCATGGCGCCGCAGGCCCGGGTGCTGCACCTGATGGGCGAGCCGCAGGAGACGCGGCACATCTTCGTCGCCAATGAACAGGCGGTGATCTCGCCGCCCTGGTCGATCCATTCCGGCGCCGGCATCGGCGGCTATGGCTTCATCTGGGCGATGGCCGGCGACAACGTCGATTATACCGACATGGATTTCGTCCAGCCGGAGGCGCTGCGGTGA
- a CDS encoding cupin domain-containing protein, translated as MGDPVRTVLAHAPELMVVRFAFAAGDRGTPHRHPHVQSTYVRSGRYRFTLDGRAFEVGPGDAFVIPSGAVHGCTCLEAGELIDSFTPRRDDFL; from the coding sequence ATGGGCGATCCGGTCCGCACCGTGCTGGCCCATGCGCCCGAGCTGATGGTGGTCCGCTTCGCCTTCGCGGCGGGCGACCGGGGCACGCCGCACCGCCACCCGCATGTGCAATCGACCTATGTCCGGTCGGGGCGCTATCGCTTCACCCTGGACGGCCGCGCGTTCGAGGTCGGGCCGGGCGACGCCTTCGTCATCCCCTCGGGCGCGGTGCATGGCTGCACCTGCCTGGAAGCCGGCGAGCTGATCGACAGCTTCACCCCCCGCCGCGACGATTTTCTGTGA
- a CDS encoding EscE/YscE/SsaE family type III secretion system needle protein co-chaperone produces MDELERLLNHDPAGVELKRLLEKLSAARSIVIREMDRGVSPEVYAQLTLLAQAYNSGIDALPKLWANINHSE; encoded by the coding sequence TTGGACGAGCTTGAAAGACTTCTGAATCACGATCCGGCTGGCGTTGAGCTGAAGCGATTACTGGAAAAGTTATCGGCTGCAAGGAGCATTGTGATCCGCGAGATGGATCGTGGGGTAAGTCCTGAAGTTTACGCCCAGCTTACCCTTCTTGCTCAGGCATATAATTCAGGAATTGATGCCCTGCCGAAACTTTGGGCGAATATTAACCACTCAGAGTGA
- a CDS encoding tetratricopeptide repeat protein, translated as MPQAVVLHGHANNMNAPLSIITNSIRLPDRAVGDEPTDEQLEDIYGELGNWDEAEALPDNLIAADARKHGHILSSLALLYLRHGNPSRAMVLALAALSMGDVRPSALLTLAESLLRAGDPEQAMSVLTRFDETDPGLIDPAATDIQHAARQYIRAKALHRQGDAIGARDALALARDLRVAAETRKGSG; from the coding sequence GTGCCGCAAGCTGTCGTGTTACATGGACATGCAAACAACATGAATGCTCCGCTTTCGATCATCACGAATTCGATCAGGCTGCCGGACCGGGCTGTGGGCGATGAGCCGACGGATGAGCAGCTTGAGGATATCTATGGCGAACTTGGCAACTGGGATGAGGCCGAGGCTCTGCCCGACAATCTGATCGCTGCCGACGCGCGCAAGCACGGACACATCCTGTCGTCGCTGGCGCTGCTTTATCTGCGCCACGGCAATCCGTCGAGAGCAATGGTTCTGGCGCTGGCGGCGCTATCGATGGGTGATGTGCGGCCCTCCGCGCTGCTGACCCTGGCGGAATCGCTGCTGCGGGCTGGGGATCCGGAACAGGCGATGTCGGTGCTGACCCGGTTCGACGAAACGGATCCGGGCCTGATAGATCCGGCGGCGACCGATATCCAGCACGCCGCGCGCCAGTATATCCGCGCCAAGGCGCTGCATCGGCAGGGCGATGCCATCGGAGCCCGGGATGCGCTTGCGCTGGCCCGCGATCTGCGGGTCGCAGCCGAGACCCGAAAAGGGAGCGGCTGA